Below is a genomic region from Candidatus Binatia bacterium.
TGGCGGTGTCGCAGCGCAAGCTCGGTACGCGCGAGGTGATGGTGATCCAGCACACCGGCTGCGGGATGATCGGCCTCTCCGACGACGAGTTCCGCAGCGAGCTCGAGCAGGAGACGGGCGTCCGCCCGGCGTGGTCGGCCGAGGGTTTCCGCGACCTCGAACAAGAGGTGCGCCAGGGCGTCGAGCGGCTGCGGCGCAGCCCGTTCTTGCTCCACCGCGACGCAATCGCCGGCTTCGTGCTGGAACTCGAGAGCGGCCTGTTGCGCCGCGTCGTCTAGAGCGGCGCGTCGTCCGTCTAGAGCTGCGCGCCGTCTAAAGCGTCGCGCTCACTAGCCCGGGCGCCGCGCTCGGTAGGCGAGTCACCCCGCTTGGTAGCCCGGGCGCAGTGCTCAGTAGCCGAGCGCGAACTTCGCGTCCTCGCTCATCATGTCGGGTGTCCAGGGCGGGTCGAAGGTGAGCTTCGGGTAGACGCGCTGGACGCCCGGCAGCTCGCTCACGAACTCCTCGATCTGGTCGGCGATGTGCGGGCCGATCGGGCAGCCGGGCGAGGTGAGCGTGTAGGTGACGTAGACGTCGCCGTCCTCGACCTGGATGTCGTAGATCAGGCCGAGCTCGACGAAGTCGAGCCCGAGCTCGGGGTCGATCACGTTCGTGAGCGCCTCGCGGACCTCTTCGACCGTCGGAGGTCCGCCGTCGGCCGTGGCCGACTGGTCACCGGCGCTGCCGCCGCTGTCGGCCTGGGTGTTTTCGAGCTCGTGACTCTCCACGCTCACGATGCTAGTAGGGTCGGGCGGCGATGCCGCTTCTCTGGCTCGCAGCGCTCTTCGTCGCTCTGCCGCTCGCCGAGCTGTACGTGATCCTCAAGGTCGGCGACTGGCTCGGCGCGCTGCCGACTGTAGCCCTGCTCGCCGCTGACTCGCTGCTCGGTGCTGCGCTTTTGCGAAGCCAGGGGCGGAGCGTGTGGCGGCGCTTCCGCGCAGCCGTCGCCGCCGGGCGGATGCCTCACCGCGAAGTGCAGGAAGGGGTGATGGTGATCTTCGGCGGCGCGTTTCTCGTCACGCCGGGGTTCATCACCGACGTCGTCGGTCTTCTTTTGCTGCTGCCGCCCACGCGCGAACTTCTG
It encodes:
- a CDS encoding carbonic anhydrase, whose amino-acid sequence is MNEIEQAIERNRNAGVSGLGEIPAPPRRKLAVVTCMDARIDAHRLLGLEPGDAHVIRNAGGVVTDDVIRSVAVSQRKLGTREVMVIQHTGCGMIGLSDDEFRSELEQETGVRPAWSAEGFRDLEQEVRQGVERLRRSPFLLHRDAIAGFVLELESGLLRRVV
- a CDS encoding metal-sulfur cluster assembly factor, whose amino-acid sequence is MESHELENTQADSGGSAGDQSATADGGPPTVEEVREALTNVIDPELGLDFVELGLIYDIQVEDGDVYVTYTLTSPGCPIGPHIADQIEEFVSELPGVQRVYPKLTFDPPWTPDMMSEDAKFALGY
- a CDS encoding FxsA family protein gives rise to the protein MPLLWLAALFVALPLAELYVILKVGDWLGALPTVALLAADSLLGAALLRSQGRSVWRRFRAAVAAGRMPHREVQEGVMVIFGGAFLVTPGFITDVVGLLLLLPPTRELLRRAGLRWLRRRFRIETVTVRGPLP